The Rhipicephalus sanguineus isolate Rsan-2018 chromosome 7, BIME_Rsan_1.4, whole genome shotgun sequence genome includes a window with the following:
- the LOC119398951 gene encoding uncharacterized protein K02A2.6-like: MFIIKIVFAKHGIAETLVSDNEPQFSSAEFKAFSQSYGFSYITRSPRYPHSKGDVERMVRTVKKLFKNSPDCPSALLSYRNAPGLTAYSHAHPLMERSLRTRLPVPPATLLPGSPHDTDFQVRDTAQRRCQRQDFDRRHWVRGAESGFATQNVLAPP; this comes from the coding sequence ATGTTTATCATAAAAATTGTCTTCGCAAAGCATGGGATCGCGGAGACCCTCGTCAGCGACAATGAACCGCAATTTTCGTCGGCAGAGTTCAAAGCCTTCTCCCAGAGTTACGGCTTCTCCTACATCACCAGGAGCCCCAGGTACCCGCATTCCAAAGGCGACGTCGAGCGGATGGTGCGGACTGTAAAGAAACTTTTCAAGAATTCTCCAGACTGCCCCTCGGCCCTCTTGTCATACCGTAACGCACCTGGCCTGACCGCGTACAGCCACGCTCATCCGCTCATGGAGCGCAGCCTCAGGACTCGCCTTCCGGTCCCACCAGCTACGTTGCTTCCAGGATCCCCTCACGACACCGATTTCCAAGTACGCGACACTGCCCAACGACGTTGCCAGCGTCAAGATTTTGACCGTCGACATTGGGTGAGAGGGGCCGAGTCTGGATTCGCGACGCAGAATGTGCTGGCACCGCCTTAG